One Engraulis encrasicolus isolate BLACKSEA-1 chromosome 5, IST_EnEncr_1.0, whole genome shotgun sequence DNA segment encodes these proteins:
- the smpdl3b gene encoding acid sphingomyelinase-like phosphodiesterase 3b — protein sequence MNLTAPVWTCLIWIVFVLISGGDALTGSFWHVSDLHWDPSYKLGDDPTAVCASSGSRPAQGAGRFGDYLCDSPWDLINSSMFAMKSILPDPDFILWTGDDTPHVPDADLGEEKVVSIMANLTDLINIVFPNTKVYPAIGNHDYHPKSQLPAGENYIYNQTAEMWKQWLEPDSYTLFRTGGYYTEKLLNRPGYRIMVLNTNLYYVMNKATESMTDPADQFAWMDEILTDAANQKEKVYIVAHIPPGYFEKKRGYMWFRPNFNLRYLELTRKHHAVIMGQFFGHHHTDCFRMVYNAEGSPVSTLFLTPGVTPWKTTLPGVVDGANNPGIRIFEYDTDSLQIQDMVTYYLNLTYANMARARWEKEYRLTETFRVPDGSPASMHRILVRMEQESCVLQKYYELNSVSYDLSTCDADCRLDHVCSTREIDQAAYEECVSGVAAVVPTSGLAVTLLSALAAVFNTAWLRL from the exons ATGAACCTTACGGCTCCCGTGTGGACGTGTTTGATCTGGATTGTCTTTGTCCTGATCAGCGGTGGAGATGCATTGACCG GTAGTTTCTGGCACGTCTCAGACCTCCACTGGGACCCCTCGTACAAGCTGGGCGATGACCCCACGGCGGTGTGTGCCTCCAGTGGCAGCCGTCCCGCTCAGGGGGCCGGGAGGTTCGGGGACTACCTCTGCGACTCCCCCTGGGACCTCATCAACTCCTCCATGTTTGCCATGAAGAGCATATTACCGGACCCAGATTTCATTCTTTGGACCGG GGATGATACGCCACACGTGCCCGATGCGGACCTGGGAGAGGAGAAAGTGGTGTCCATTATGGCCAACTTGACTGATCTAATCAACATTGTCTTCCCAA ACACCAAGGTGTACCCTGCTATTGGAAACCATGACTACCACCCTAAGAGCCAGCTGCCAGCAGGCGAGAATTATATCTACAACCAGACAGCAGAGATGTGGAAACAGTGGCTGGAACCAGACTCCTACACCCTCTTCAGAACAG GTGGCTACTATACAGAGAAGCTCCTGAATCGTCCAGGATACAGAATCATGGTGCTCAACACCAACCTGTATTACGTCATGAACAAAGCCACGGAGAGCATGACCGATCCAGCTGACCAGTTCGCCTGGATGGATGAAATATTAACCGATGCAGCAAATCAAAAAGAGAAG GTGTACATCGTAGCACACATTCCTCCAGGGTACTTTGAGAAGAAGCGAGGCTACATGTGGTTCCGTCCAAACTTCAACCTGCGCTACCTGGAGCTGACCAGGAAGCACCACGCGGTCATCATGGGCCAGTTCTTTGGCCACCATCACACGGACTGCTTCCGCATGGTGTACAACGCCGAAG GTTCTCCTGTAAGTACCCTGTTCCTGACCCCAGGGGTGACTCCGTGGAAGACCACTCTGCCAGGAGTGGTGGATGGTGCCAACAACCCTGGCATCCGCATCTTTGAATACGACACAGACTCGCTCCAGATCCAG GACATGGTGACGTATTATCTAAACTTGACCTATGCCAACATGGCTCGGGCGCGGTGGGAGAAAGAGTACCGCCTGACGGAGACGTTCCGCGTTCCCGACGGCTCTCCAGCGTCCATGCACCGCATCCTGGTGCGCATGGAACAGGAGTCGTGCGTCCTGCAGAAGTACTATGAGCTGAACTCCGTCAGCTATGACCTGTCTACGTGTGACGCGGACTGCCGTCTCGACCACGTCTGTAGCACCAGGGAGATCGACCAGGCAGCGTAtgaggagtgtgtgagtggggtggCAGCAGTGGTGCCAACTAGTGGCCTGGCAGTGACATTGCTTTCAGCTTTGGCAGCCGTGTTCAACACTGCTTGGCTCAGGTTATAA
- the rpa2 gene encoding replication protein A 32 kDa subunit, producing the protein MYNHGGYGGESMGGGGYTQSPGGFGSPSASQGEKKGRMRAQHIIPCTVSQIKNAVQSEDVFRVGEVEVAQVTIVGLIRSMDKSMTNIQYIVDDMTAAPMDVKQWVDTEDPSVDSTVIPPGTYVKVSGNLRSFQNNRSLVAFRVRPLEDMNEITSHMLEVVQAHMVLSKPQATMAGGGGMGMGSMPTSNMGGMSSMGGGGSYSGGGGGYQGASNMASNGLSANQNQVLCLIKSCPDAQGISIQELKQRLSGMSVTTIRQVVDFLSNEGHIFSTIDEDHYRSTDNEV; encoded by the exons ATGTACAACCACG GTGGATATGGTGGCGAGAGCATGGGTGGAGGAGGATACACACAGTCTCCAGGGGGCTTTGGCTCGCCCTCAGCCTCAcaaggagaaaagaaaggg AGGATGCGCGCACAGCACATCATCCCCTGCACCGTCTCCCAGATCAAGAACGCTGTGCAGTCAGAAGACGTCTTCAGGGTCGGAGAGGTGGAGGTTGCTCAG GTCACGATAGTGGGGCTAATCAGAAGCATGGACAAGTCCATGACCAATATCCAGTACATAGTGGATGACATGACTGCTGCCCCCATGGATGTGAAGCAGTGGGTGGACACTGAG GATCCCAGCGTGGACAGCACAGTTATCCCCCCAGGCACCTACGTAAAAGTCTCCGGCAACCTACGCTCCTTCCAG AACAACCGATCCCTGGTGGCGTTCCGCGTGCGGCCCCTGGAGGACATGAATGAGATCACCTCTCACATGCTGGAGGTGGTGCAAGCTCACATGGTGCTCAGCAAACCACAGGCCACG ATGGCTGGTGGCGGCGGAATGGGCATGGGCTCCATGCCCACCTCCAACATGGGGGGCATGAGCAGCATGGGGGGTGGCGGTAGCTACAGCGGAGGTGGTGGGGGATACCAGGGTGCCAGCAACATGGCCTCCAACGGACTCAGCGCCAACCAGAACCAG gtgctgTGTTTGATCAAGAGCTGCCCAGACGCACAAGGCATCAGCATCCAGGAACTCAAGCAGAGACTCAGCGGCATGAGCGTCACCACCATCAG GCAAGTGGTCGACTTCCTTAGCAACGAGGGGCACATTTTCTCCACTATTGACGAGGATCACTACAGGTCTACTGACAACGAGGTCTAG
- the themis2 gene encoding protein THEMIS2 has product MEGSGTVTSLQELIASIDRATLPRILQVCSGVYFQGSVYELSGSEVCLSTGDLVKVIDLKLLSASCTDISSNSTYELPIDHKGLFKVVAEDMAYSSVEEMVGLLPVGVDVVGSFSFVTRSQLTVGNFSMAPGQVLTLLSSDQGYARCQVTGPEGSKVEVRIPLSQAGLFYECQSEHGYSLRQILSSERLRSRRFRSVTSKSCGGPLLFSPIYQIEAIMHMRKNIVNFPSSLEVDVVDVTETSQHIEFVKPLTLPEVCAQHPHPPQGGDAAAAAATIFPVVAEILEAPEASRHFFQCEWHPRLQKGARLVLHGHGERSMVLASTPQGRKARQYFLLQSEYAGRLRRKAREFGSVYELYVAASRVGGGGGSVGGGKGVTKGGGVGEGLRVSATRNCEAVEEEGLPELEVGEQLEVLRCEPVELPSTGEGGKAKQRVEALLCRRIQEDDDDDDDDDEEVEDDEDKGGKGHSKADLVHLPLFMGAQFMEVISDKRKYSLAELGKGFSLPLDVKVASRDPDLEKDPLPGLPVLRLEEMAVEPCVRASLLEKPHLCFELPTNWLHMSVSFTSEPLPWPRERAPRLCLETVTEVKEQFYYEFRKLTTNQEAAPPPRPPKRATSQEPTAKPKPLAKSTRDRERGRDRDMKKDTPPELGKKTRSMSTSLCQLSLDSGRQKRNPPPPPTPTESAVDEPPPIIPRKPEAHRVSSTVPNTYVRGPKKKKDKTRGRCDSDSEHDYETVEDMVRNAQESVMFY; this is encoded by the exons ATGGAGGGGTCAGGGACAGTCACGTCCCTCCAGGAGTTGATAGCATCCATAGACCGCGCCACGCTACCGCGCATTCTCCAGGTTTGTTCGGGAGTCTATTTTCAAG GGTCCGTGTACGAGTTGTCGGGGAGTGAGGTGTGCCTGTCCACTGGGGACCTGGTCAAGGTCATCGACCTGAAGCTCCTGTCTGCCAGCTGCACTGACATCTCCTCCAATAGCACATATGAACTCCCAATCGACCACAAAG GGCTGTTCAAGGTGGTTGCGGAGGACATGGCGTACAGCTCTGTGGAGGAGATGGTGGGCCTGCTGCCGGTGGGGGTGGACGTTGTGGGCTCCTTCTCCTTCGTCACCCGCTCCCAGCTGACCGTGGGTAACTTCTCCATGGCGCCGGGACAGGTGCTGACACTGCTCTCCTCCGACCAGGGCTACGCCCGCTGCCAG GTGACAGGTCCAGAAGGCTCCAAAGTGGAGGTGCGTATCCCTCTGTCTCAGGCGGGCCTGTTCTACGAGTGTCAGAGTGAGCACGGCTACTCGCTACGACAGATCCTGTCGTCCGAGCGCCTCCGCAGCCGACGCTTCCGCAGCGTGACCTCCAAGTCTTGCGGGGGACCGTTGCTCTTCTCTCCCATCTACCAGATAGAGGCTATCATGCACA TGAGGAAAAACATTGTCAACTTCCCCTCCAGCCTGGAAGTGGACGTGGTGGACGTCACAGAAACCAGCCAGCACATCGAGTTTGTGAAGCCCCTCACCCTCCCAGAGGTGTGCGCCCAGCACCCACACCCCCCACAAGGAGGagacgccgccgccgccgccgccaccatctTCCCCGTCGTGGCGGAGATCCTGGAGGCGCCCGAGGCCTCGCGCCACTTCTTCCAGTGCGAGTGGCACCCGCGGCTGCAGAAGGGCGCGCGGCTGGTGCTGCACGGCCACGGCGAGCGCAGCATGGTGCTGGCCTCCACGCCGCAGGGCCGCAAGGCGCGCCAGTACTTCCTGCTCCAGTCGGAATACGCCGGCAGGCTGCGGAGGAAGGCCAGGGAGTTCGGCTCGGTGTACGAGCTGTACGTGGCTGCCAGCCgggtgggaggtggaggtgggtcgGTTGGGGGCGGAAAGGGGGTGACGAAAGGAGGTGGTGTGGGCGAGGGGCTGAGGGTGAGCGCTACGCGGAACTGcgaggcggtggaggaggaggggctgcCGGAGCTGGAGGTGGGGGAGCAGCTGGAGGTGCTCAGGTGTGAACCGGTGGAGCTACCTAGCACAGGTGAAGGGGGCAAGGCCAAACAGAGGGTGGAAGCACTTTTGTGCAGGCGCATACAGgaagatgacgacgacgacgacgacgatgacgaaGAAGTCGAAGACGATGAGGACAAAGGAGGAAAGGGGCACAGCAAAGCGGACCTGGTCCACTTGCCGCTGTTCATGGGAGCCCAATTCATGGAGGTCATCTCGGACAAGAGGAAGTACAGCCTGGCCGAGCTGGGGAAGGGCTTCTCTCTTCCCCTGGACGTCAAGGTGGCGTCGCGGGACCCCGACCTGGAGAAGGACCCTCTCCCTGGACTGCCGGTCCTCAGGCTGGAGGAG ATGGCAGTGGAGCCCTGTGTGCGTGCCAGCCTCCTGGAGAAACCTCACCTCTGCTTCGAGCTGCCCACGAACTGGCTGCACATGTCTGTGTCCTTCACGTCCGaacccttaccctggccaagggAACGAGCCCCGAGGCTCTGCCTGGAGACAGTCACCGAGGTCAAGGAGCAGTTCTACTACGAGTTCCGCAAGCTCACCACCAACCAAGAGGCCGCCCCGCCTCCGCGGCCCCCCAAAAGGGCAACGTCTCAGGAGCCGACGGCCAAACCCAAACCGCTGGCCAAATCAAccagggacagggagaggggcAGGGACAGGGATATGAAGAAGGACACGCCCCCGGAACTGGGAAAGAAGACCAGAAGCATGTCCACCAGCCTGTGCCAGCTGTCATTGGACAGTGGAAGACAGAAGagaaatcctcctcctcctccgacccCGACAGAg AGTGCCGTCGATGAGCCACCGCCGATCATTCCTAGAAAGCCAGAGGCACACAGGGTGAGCAGCACAGTCCCCAACACCTACGTCAGGGGTCCCAAGAAGAAAAAGGACAAGACCAGAG GGAGATGTGACTCAGACAGCGAGCACGACTACGAGACAGTAGAGGACATGGTGAGGAATGCCCAGGAGAGCGTCATGTTCTACTGA